The segment TTATCCATTCTTGCCACCTTCTTTCTTTTGCTTTTCCAAATACTCCACAACAATTACCCTTATCAGACTGCTTTTAGTAAGCCCTTTTTTCTTTGCAATCTCGCCGATTTCATTAAAAATGTCTTCTGGCAGTCTCAAGTTCACTGTGCGCATTTTCATAGCTTTCACCCCCTGTTATTGTTATAGCACAAAAATTGTTTTCAATCAACACCACTTTTAAGTGTTACCCAAACATTTTTTGATTGCGCAAAAATATAATTTTGTGCAATTAGGATTTTGTTTATTTGTTTCTTTTTGGTGCTTTTCGTATGTTTTTGGATACCATTTTGTATTTATTACCCTGCCTTGTCTATTTTTTACCTATTTGCCAGTTCAGTTTTTCAATGCTGCTGGAAGCGGTTAATCCCTTCTGGAAAGGTGCTATTCTACCCGCACCCTTGATATGTTCCCCTGCTGGTTGTTTCTAAAATGCCCTTCAGAAGCGCATAAAGGCTTTTAGAAATGCATCTAATTGATGATACATATAAAAATACTACCCTGTTTTTAGACGTGGCTTATAAACGACGGTATAAAAGGCAAAACTGTATTATACTGGCACACGACAAACAAAAACTTATCGGCCAAACAGCTTTTTTAAAAAACTGCCTTTTTGTTTTTGTCCTTCAAGCTGGTAAATTTGTTCTTCTTTTTCTTTTAAAAGCACCTGAAAGTTTTGATTGGTTTGAATCAGCTTGGCTATCTGTTCGTCTTTTGCTCTGAGCTGTTCCTTCAAAAAGTCTACTTGTTTTTGCAATGTTTCGATTTGCTGCTGTAAAGACTGTATATACTCAAGTTTGTAATCTGTGTGCAAACTGTTTGTACTCGCTGTTGATAGTGCTTCTTTTATTTTCTCAATGTCATCGTCGTTTATAAATGCAATATTGCCTTCCTTCTTTACCTCTATTCCAAGCCTTCTGATGTACTTATAAACTGTTGTTCTCGATATACCCAGCTCATCGCATAACTGTTGAATGTTTTTCATGTTTACACCTCTTTGTAAACGTGCTTGTAAACTGTTTGCAAACTGCTTTAAACCAGTTTATA is part of the Caldicellulosiruptor bescii DSM 6725 genome and harbors:
- a CDS encoding ribbon-helix-helix domain-containing protein codes for the protein MKMRTVNLRLPEDIFNEIGEIAKKKGLTKSSLIRVIVVEYLEKQKKEGGKNG
- a CDS encoding helix-turn-helix domain-containing protein; its protein translation is MKNIQQLCDELGISRTTVYKYIRRLGIEVKKEGNIAFINDDDIEKIKEALSTASTNSLHTDYKLEYIQSLQQQIETLQKQVDFLKEQLRAKDEQIAKLIQTNQNFQVLLKEKEEQIYQLEGQKQKGSFLKKLFGR